From the genome of Methanocaldococcus sp., one region includes:
- a CDS encoding DUF2334 domain-containing protein, protein MRILFQLIIILFIVLLPSLINTNYNLYKNQNKPIILIHDVSPVYFKDLKKIVKIINKYHYQNRTYLFLIVNHANEHNLKNYPEFVKYLHELEKEGYHIEYHAYNHIGDEFNCNKTVAEEKLNKSFKILKECGFNPKKIKYFIPPRYIISKDAEKLFLEKNITIILNNKIITKKNGKIYVISIINREYTWYLPKILVKEAEIIALIDYKLSKIENKPYFLSIHPKAVNYGGGLLFLNDFLNETSRN, encoded by the coding sequence ATGAGAATTTTATTTCAATTAATTATAATCCTGTTTATAGTTTTATTGCCATCTTTAATAAATACAAATTATAATTTATATAAAAATCAAAATAAGCCAATAATATTAATTCACGATGTTAGTCCAGTTTATTTTAAAGATTTAAAAAAAATTGTAAAAATAATAAATAAATATCATTATCAAAATAGAACTTATCTTTTTTTGATTGTCAATCATGCAAATGAGCATAATTTAAAAAACTATCCTGAATTTGTTAAATATCTGCATGAATTAGAAAAAGAGGGTTATCACATTGAGTATCATGCCTACAATCATATAGGAGATGAATTTAACTGTAATAAAACAGTTGCAGAGGAAAAACTAAATAAATCCTTTAAAATATTAAAAGAATGTGGCTTTAACCCTAAAAAAATTAAGTATTTTATTCCGCCAAGATACATAATATCAAAAGATGCAGAAAAATTATTCTTAGAGAAGAATATAACAATAATTCTAAATAACAAAATTATTACAAAGAAAAATGGAAAAATTTATGTAATTAGCATTATAAATAGAGAATATACCTGGTATCTTCCAAAAATATTAGTAAAAGAGGCTGAAATAATTGCATTAATTGATTACAAATTAAGTAAAATTGAAAACAAGCCTTATTTTTTATCAATTCATCCCAAGGCAGTAAATTATGGTGGTGGATTATTATTTTTAAACGATTTTTTAAATGAAACTTCAAGAAATTAA
- a CDS encoding DNA-directed RNA polymerase subunit L has translation MEIKILERKNNLVEIELINEDHSLPNLLKDILLTKEGVKMASYSIDHPLLHPETGRYISNPKITVITEDGVDPIEVLKECLRDIINMCDTLLNELKEKMNKQ, from the coding sequence ATGGAGATAAAGATATTGGAAAGGAAGAATAATTTAGTTGAAATTGAGTTAATAAATGAAGATCACTCTCTACCAAATTTATTGAAAGATATTCTATTAACAAAAGAAGGCGTAAAGATGGCTTCATACTCTATAGATCATCCATTGTTACATCCAGAAACTGGAAGATATATATCAAATCCAAAGATAACTGTAATAACTGAAGATGGTGTAGATCCAATAGAAGTTTTAAAAGAATGTTTGAGAGATATTATAAATATGTGCGATACTTTACTCAATGAATTAAAAGAGAAAATGAATAAACAATAA
- a CDS encoding 50S ribosomal protein L10 encodes METKVKAHVAPWKIEEVKTLKGLIKSKPVVAIVDMMDVPAPQLQEIRDKIRDKVKLRMSRNTLIKRALKEASEELNNPKLAELANYVERGAAILVTDMNPFKLYKMLEENKSPAPVKGGQIAPCDIKVEKGSTGMPPGPFLGELKSVGIPAAIEKGKIVIKEDKVVVKKGEVVSPKLAAVLDRLGIKPIKVGLNILAVYEDGIIYTPDVLKADEEKLLADIQTAYQNAFNLAFNIAYPAREVLPYLIQKAFINAKALAIETAFITKETAGDILAKAQAQALALASKLPEDALDEDIKSKLSEVETTASSTVEEKKEEEKKEEEKKEEDSGVAGLALLF; translated from the coding sequence ATGGAAACAAAAGTGAAAGCTCATGTGGCCCCCTGGAAGATAGAAGAGGTTAAAACACTCAAGGGGCTTATTAAAAGTAAGCCTGTAGTTGCCATAGTAGATATGATGGATGTCCCTGCCCCTCAATTACAAGAAATTAGAGACAAAATTAGAGATAAAGTTAAATTGAGAATGTCAAGAAACACATTAATTAAAAGAGCCTTAAAAGAAGCATCTGAAGAATTGAATAATCCAAAGTTAGCTGAATTGGCAAACTATGTAGAGAGAGGGGCTGCAATATTAGTAACAGATATGAATCCATTTAAACTTTATAAGATGTTGGAAGAAAATAAAAGTCCTGCTCCTGTAAAAGGAGGGCAAATTGCCCCATGTGACATTAAAGTTGAAAAAGGTTCTACTGGAATGCCTCCAGGACCATTCTTAGGAGAGCTCAAAAGTGTAGGTATTCCAGCGGCAATTGAAAAAGGTAAAATTGTAATTAAAGAGGACAAAGTAGTTGTTAAAAAAGGAGAAGTAGTTTCACCAAAATTAGCAGCAGTATTAGACAGATTAGGAATAAAACCAATAAAAGTAGGTTTAAACATTTTGGCAGTTTATGAAGATGGAATTATATATACTCCAGATGTATTAAAAGCAGATGAAGAAAAATTATTGGCAGATATTCAAACTGCCTACCAAAATGCATTTAACTTAGCATTTAACATAGCATATCCAGCAAGAGAAGTATTGCCATACTTGATACAGAAAGCATTTATTAATGCTAAGGCATTGGCAATTGAAACAGCATTTATAACAAAAGAAACTGCTGGAGATATATTAGCAAAGGCACAAGCACAAGCGTTGGCATTAGCCTCCAAGTTGCCTGAAGATGCTTTAGATGAAGATATAAAATCTAAATTGTCAGAAGTTGAAACAACTGCATCATCAACAGTTGAAGAGAAAAAAGAAGAGGAGAAAAAAGAGGAAGAGAAAAAAGAAGAAGATTCAGGAGTAGCAGGATTGGCATTATTATTCTAA
- the rpl12p gene encoding 50S ribosomal protein P1, with amino-acid sequence MEYIYAVLLLHSAGKEITEDAIKAVLTAAGVEVDEARVKALVAGLEGVDIEEAIANAAMPVATAPATTASSTVEEKKEEEKKEEEKKEEDTGAAIAGLAALFG; translated from the coding sequence ATGGAATATATTTACGCAGTATTATTATTGCACAGTGCAGGAAAAGAGATAACAGAAGATGCTATTAAAGCAGTTTTAACTGCAGCAGGTGTAGAAGTTGATGAGGCAAGAGTTAAGGCATTAGTTGCTGGATTGGAAGGAGTTGATATTGAAGAGGCAATAGCAAACGCTGCTATGCCAGTTGCAACTGCTCCTGCAACAACTGCATCATCAACAGTTGAAGAGAAAAAAGAAGAGGAGAAAAAAGAGGAAGAGAAAAAAGAAGAAGATACTGGAGCAGCAATTGCTGGATTGGCTGCTTTATTCGGATAA
- a CDS encoding DUF2067 family protein — translation MRKIISFKVSSDQELLDLCERLSRLKVDCTIESKGNHVKIFVFGFDKDSLNENYRTIVNLIEKVRRMYRKDKEGLYKYVLSELKYPVNKDLIIDTLKTLGYRVIYLEDENAIKTDIDINKFNDILKNLFELYQELRFSNLGSKPVKNLVVLVSFIKNKPIEEVIKEALEKEFLREEEDGRIVLNKDINLAKKDLLEGEYGDKDIGKEE, via the coding sequence ATGAGAAAAATAATTTCATTTAAGGTTAGTAGTGACCAAGAACTTTTAGATCTTTGTGAAAGATTATCAAGGCTAAAGGTTGATTGCACAATAGAATCAAAAGGAAATCATGTAAAGATCTTTGTATTTGGATTTGATAAAGATTCCTTAAATGAAAATTATAGGACTATAGTAAATTTAATAGAAAAAGTAAGGAGAATGTATAGAAAAGACAAAGAAGGCTTATATAAATATGTTTTATCAGAACTTAAATATCCAGTTAATAAAGATTTGATAATAGATACTCTTAAGACTTTAGGATATAGAGTTATATACTTAGAAGATGAAAATGCAATAAAAACAGACATTGACATTAATAAATTTAATGATATTCTAAAAAATCTCTTTGAACTTTATCAAGAGTTGAGATTTTCAAATCTTGGTTCAAAACCTGTAAAAAATTTAGTAGTTTTAGTATCTTTTATAAAAAACAAACCTATTGAAGAGGTAATTAAAGAGGCCTTAGAAAAAGAATTCCTTAGAGAAGAGGAAGATGGTAGAATAGTATTAAACAAAGATATAAACTTAGCTAAAAAAGATCTATTGGAGGGAGAATATGGAGATAAAGATATTGGAAAGGAAGAATAA
- a CDS encoding 50S ribosomal protein L1 — protein sequence MDREALLQAVKEARELAKPRNFTQSFEFIGILKEIDMRKPENRIKAEVVLPHGRGKEAKIAVIGTGDLIKQAEELGLTAIRKEEIEELGKNKRKLRKIAKAHDFFIAQADLMPLIGRYMGMILGPRGKMPKPVPANANIAPLVERLKKTVVINTRDKPYFQVLVGNEKMTDEQIVDNIEAVLNVIDKKYEKGLYHLKDAYVKLTMGPAVKVKKDKKK from the coding sequence ATGGACAGAGAAGCGCTGTTGCAAGCGGTGAAGGAGGCTCGCGAACTCGCGAAGCCGAGAAACTTCACACAGTCTTTTGAATTCATAGGAATATTAAAAGAGATTGACATGAGGAAGCCAGAGAACAGAATAAAGGCTGAAGTTGTGCTTCCTCATGGGAGAGGTAAAGAGGCAAAGATAGCAGTTATAGGAACTGGTGATTTAATTAAACAGGCTGAGGAATTAGGATTAACTGCTATTAGAAAAGAAGAAATTGAAGAATTAGGTAAAAACAAAAGAAAATTAAGAAAAATTGCTAAGGCACATGACTTCTTTATTGCTCAAGCCGATTTAATGCCTTTGATTGGTAGATATATGGGTATGATATTAGGTCCAAGAGGTAAAATGCCTAAGCCAGTTCCAGCTAATGCAAATATAGCCCCATTAGTAGAAAGATTGAAAAAAACTGTTGTTATAAACACAAGAGATAAACCTTACTTCCAAGTATTAGTTGGAAATGAAAAAATGACTGATGAACAAATAGTTGATAATATAGAGGCTGTTTTAAATGTAATAGATAAGAAATATGAGAAAGGTTTGTATCACTTAAAAGATGCATATGTTAAATTAACTATGGGTCCAGCTGTAAAAGTCAAAAAAGATAAGAAAAAATAA
- the hisH gene encoding imidazole glycerol phosphate synthase subunit HisH — protein sequence MIGIIDYNAGNLRSIQKAVELYDRAIITKDSEELLACDKVILPGVGNFGSAMENLSKIKETLYKIFDDKVPFLGICLGMQVLFEESEEKKDVKGLGVIKGNVIKFRNVEKLPHMGWNNVKIVKDNPLFEGIEDNSYFYFVHSYYVNPLNKEYIIGKTEYGIEFPSAINIDNIYATQFHPEKSGKVGLKIIENFVELL from the coding sequence ATGATTGGGATAATTGACTACAATGCAGGAAATTTAAGAAGTATTCAGAAGGCAGTTGAACTTTATGACAGAGCAATAATAACAAAAGACAGTGAAGAGTTATTAGCGTGTGATAAAGTAATCTTACCAGGAGTTGGGAATTTTGGGAGTGCTATGGAAAATTTATCAAAAATAAAAGAAACATTATATAAAATATTTGATGATAAAGTTCCTTTTTTAGGAATATGTTTAGGTATGCAGGTTTTATTTGAAGAGAGTGAGGAAAAAAAAGATGTTAAAGGTTTGGGTGTAATAAAAGGTAATGTTATTAAATTTAGAAATGTTGAAAAACTACCTCACATGGGTTGGAATAATGTAAAAATAGTTAAAGACAACCCATTATTTGAAGGTATAGAGGATAATAGTTACTTTTATTTTGTTCATTCCTACTATGTAAATCCTTTAAATAAAGAGTATATTATAGGCAAAACTGAATATGGAATTGAATTTCCAAGTGCTATAAATATAGACAATATTTATGCAACACAGTTTCATCCTGAAAAAAGTGGAAAAGTTGGATTAAAAATTATAGAAAACTTCGTTGAACTATTATAA
- a CDS encoding TATA-box-binding protein — translation MEPDIKIVNVVVSTKIGDNIDLEEVAMILDNAEYEPEQFPGLVCRLSVPKVALLIFRSGKINCTGAKSKEEAEIAIKKIIKELKDAGFDVIENPEIKVQNMVATADLGIEPNLDEIALMVEGTEYEPEQFPGLVYRLDDPKVVVLIFGSGKVVITGLKSEEDAKRALNKILETIKEVQEL, via the coding sequence ATGGAACCTGATATAAAAATAGTAAATGTTGTAGTTTCAACAAAAATTGGAGATAATATTGATTTAGAAGAAGTTGCAATGATTTTAGATAATGCTGAATATGAACCAGAACAATTTCCTGGATTAGTTTGTAGATTGTCAGTTCCAAAGGTAGCATTGCTAATATTCAGAAGTGGAAAAATAAACTGTACAGGGGCTAAGAGCAAAGAAGAGGCAGAGATTGCAATTAAAAAAATTATAAAGGAATTAAAAGATGCTGGATTCGATGTTATTGAGAATCCTGAAATCAAAGTTCAAAATATGGTTGCTACTGCTGACTTGGGAATTGAGCCAAACTTAGATGAAATCGCCTTAATGGTTGAAGGAACTGAGTATGAACCTGAACAATTTCCTGGATTAGTTTATAGATTAGACGATCCAAAAGTTGTTGTCTTAATTTTTGGTAGTGGTAAGGTTGTTATTACTGGATTAAAGAGTGAGGAAGATGCTAAAAGGGCTCTAAATAAAATCTTAGAGACAATAAAAGAAGTTCAAGAACTTTAA
- a CDS encoding tyrosine--tRNA ligase, whose amino-acid sequence MDTFEMIKKNTSEIVSEEELKEVLNKTNKKAYIGFEPSGKIHLGHYLQIKKMIDLQNAGFDIIILLADLHAYLNQKGELDEIREIGEYNKKVFEAMGLKAKYIYGSEFQLEKDYTLNVYKLALKTTLKRARRSMELIAREDENPKVAEVIYPIMQVNDIYYLDVDVAVGGMEQRKIHMLARELLPKKVVCIHNPVLTGLDGESKMSSSKGNFIAVDDSPETIKEKIRKAYCPAGVIEKNPIMEIAKYFLEYPLTIKRPEKFGGDITVNSYEELENLFINKKLHPMDLKNAVAEELIKILEPIREKI is encoded by the coding sequence ATGGATACATTTGAGATGATAAAGAAAAACACTTCTGAAATAGTTAGTGAAGAAGAACTTAAAGAAGTTTTAAATAAAACAAATAAAAAAGCATATATTGGATTTGAACCAAGTGGTAAAATACATTTAGGGCATTACTTACAAATTAAAAAGATGATTGACTTACAAAATGCTGGATTTGATATTATAATATTATTGGCTGATTTACATGCCTATCTAAATCAAAAAGGAGAGTTAGATGAGATTAGAGAAATAGGAGAATACAACAAGAAAGTTTTTGAGGCTATGGGTTTAAAGGCTAAATATATTTATGGTAGTGAGTTTCAATTAGAGAAAGATTATACTTTAAATGTATATAAATTAGCCCTAAAAACAACTTTAAAAAGAGCAAGAAGAAGTATGGAACTTATAGCGAGAGAGGATGAAAATCCAAAGGTTGCTGAAGTTATCTATCCAATAATGCAAGTCAATGATATTTATTACTTAGATGTTGATGTTGCAGTAGGAGGAATGGAGCAGAGAAAAATCCATATGTTAGCAAGAGAATTGTTACCTAAAAAAGTTGTCTGTATTCATAATCCTGTTTTAACTGGATTAGATGGAGAAAGTAAGATGAGTTCTTCAAAAGGAAACTTTATTGCTGTTGATGACTCACCAGAAACAATTAAAGAAAAAATTAGAAAAGCATACTGTCCTGCTGGAGTTATTGAAAAAAATCCAATAATGGAAATTGCTAAATATTTCCTTGAATATCCTTTAACTATAAAGAGACCTGAAAAATTTGGAGGAGATATAACTGTAAATAGCTATGAAGAATTGGAAAATCTGTTTATAAATAAAAAATTACATCCAATGGACTTAAAAAATGCTGTAGCTGAGGAACTTATAAAGATTTTAGAGCCAATTAGAGAAAAGATATAA